In Nitrosarchaeum koreense MY1, one genomic interval encodes:
- a CDS encoding NADPH-dependent FMN reductase, with protein MVRIMKVVVISGSPRKNANTQVIMKYVYEYTKSKNVDTEFINLSDGQIECYRGPEEEYNEQTKNAAKDIMDADVWLIGSPIYNSFFSSALKNLFEYINYKKTEGKVAGIVILAASNIGFIDVQTLITQLLSYFRVIANPKAVFLTTEAISENAISKEEDKKRLRDMVDETLKIASKLHQD; from the coding sequence ATGAAAGTTGTAGTAATTTCAGGTAGTCCTAGAAAAAATGCAAATACTCAAGTGATAATGAAATATGTTTACGAATATACTAAATCAAAAAATGTAGATACAGAATTTATCAATCTTTCAGATGGACAAATTGAATGTTATAGAGGACCAGAAGAAGAATATAATGAGCAAACAAAAAATGCAGCTAAAGATATCATGGATGCAGATGTTTGGTTAATTGGATCTCCAATTTACAATTCATTTTTTAGTTCTGCATTGAAAAATTTGTTTGAATATATCAATTATAAAAAAACTGAAGGTAAAGTTGCAGGCATAGTAATTTTAGCCGCAAGTAATATTGGATTTATTGATGTACAAACACTCATCACTCAATTATTATCATATTTTAGAGTAATTGCCAATCCTAAAGCAGTGTTTCTCACAACAGAAGCAATATCAGAAAACGCTATATCAAAAGAAGAGGATAAGAAAAGATTAAGAGATATGGTAGATGAGACTTTGAAAATAGCCTCTAAATTACATCAAGATTAG